A genomic region of Alligator mississippiensis isolate rAllMis1 chromosome 4, rAllMis1, whole genome shotgun sequence contains the following coding sequences:
- the LOC102571803 gene encoding homeobox protein NANOG, which yields MSTHLAVPAAPRYGGYYWDCPPEPAAQPSEQDAAAPAPAPFPGDKTPQHPDLSPASSSSGMFIQYAPDSATSPNAEPLSPHLNPQRSGAGGEGGVKKAKTRTAFSPEQLQILHQRFQSQKYLSPYQIRELGSALGLTYKQVKTWFQNQRMKYKRYQKESQWIEKGTCLPQNGFYQAGYLDVGSGYYQGCSVSANRNIQTVANVHQTYNSSPAYSSSQSLYTFMAIEDEGTFFGKAASPCNTQQAVGFLSPQKVNFYHGFPTNVDYASVELEESYSFQNTPGTPVSFPGSGVRQPYQPVWHPQGTQSNYNS from the exons ATGAGCACGCACCTGGCCGTGCCGGCGGCCCCGCGCTACGGGGGCTACTACTGGGACTGCCCGCCCGAGCCGGCCGCCCAGCCCAGCGAGCAGGAcgccgcggccccggccccggccccgttCCCGGGGGACAAGACCCCCCAGCACCCAG ATCTCTCTCCAGCTTCCTCCAGCTCGGGGATGTTCATTCAATACGCCCCGGACTCTGCCACCAGCCCCAATgcagagcccctctccccacaccttaACCCCcagaggagtggggcaggaggtgagggaggagtgaAGAAAGCCAAGACACGGACAGCCTtctccccagagcagctgcagatcCTCCATCAGCGCTTCCAAAGCCAGAAATACCTCAGCCCCTACCAGATccgggagctgggctcagccctggggctcaccTACAAGCAG GTGAAGACATGGTTTCAAAACCAGCGGATGAAGTATAAGCGATACCAGAAGGAAAGTCAATGGATTGAGAAAGGCACATGCCTCCCTCAG AATGGGTTCTATCAGGCTGGATACCTGGATGTTGGCTCCGGTTACTACCAAGGCTGCTCTGTCAGTGCCAACAGGAACATCCAGACTGTGGCCAATGTGCATCAGACCTATAATAGCAGCCCGgcctacagcagcagccagagcctgtACACTTTCATGGCCATTGAGGATGAGGGGACGTTCTTTGGGAAAGCTGCAAGTCCCTGCAACACCCAGCAAGCTGTGGGCTTCCTCAGCCCGCAGAAAGTGAACTTCTATCATGGCTTCCCCACAAATGTGGATTATGCCAGTGTGGAGCTGGAAGAAAGCTACAGTTTCCAGAATACCCCTGGCACTCCAGTGTCATTCCCGGGCTCTGGTGTGCGGCAGCCATACCAGCCAGTCTGGCACCCTCAGGGCACCCAAAGCAATTACAATTCCTAG
- the LOC102572028 gene encoding homeobox protein NANOG has protein sequence MFPYIFLSLDLSPASSGSGNFSQLTPDSATSPHAASPSPQPTPKSQKGGEKSTGEVKKAKSRTAFSKEQLQTLHQRFQSQKYLSPQQIRELAATLALTYKQVKTWFQNRRMKLKRCQKHGLWAERAQSLMQNGFHPSGYLEMHPKFHQGYPISTAGNIQAMGTSRQNYGPSQNSYAFVASDDGGVFSKAGGACSVQQTVGFIAQHKVDFYHGFPGTVEYTGTKTGDGYSFHHASAAVTSFPGTSGHHLYHT, from the exons ATGTTCCCTTACATTTTTTTGTCTTTAGAtctctcccctgcttcctccGGCTCTGGGAACTTCAGCCAGCTCACACCAGACTCCGCcaccagcccccatgcagcatccccttccccacaacctacTCCCAAGTCCCAGAAGGGTGGGGAGAAAAGTACCGGAGAGGTGAAAAAGGCCAAGAGCCGTACGGCCTTCTCCAAGGAGCAACTGCAGACCCTGCACCAGCGCTTTCAGAGCCAGAAGTACCTCAGCCCCCAGCAGATTCGGGAGCTGGCTGCTACACTAGCGCTCACTTACAAGCAG GTGAAAACCTGGTTCCAGAACCGAAGGATGAAGCTGAAGAGATGTCAGAAGCATGGCCTGTGGGCAGAGCGGGCTCAGAGTCTCATGCAG AATGGGTTCCACCCCAGTGGCTACCTGGAAATGCACCCCAAATTCCATCAGGGCTACCCAATCAGCACGGCTGGAAACATCCAAGCGATGGGCACCTCACGTCAGAACTATGGGCCCAGCCAGAATTCATATGCATTTGTAGCCAGCGATGACGGGGGAGTCTTCAGCAAAGCTGGGGGTGCCTGCAGTGTCCAACAGACAGTGGGGTTCATTGCCCAGCACAAAGTAGACTTTTATCATGGCTTCCCTGGAACTGTGGAATACACTGGCACAAAGACAGGAGATGGCTATAGCTTCCACCATGCCTCTGCTGCTGTGACTTCTTTCCCAGGCACCTCTGGGCACCATCTATATCACACCTAA